A genome region from Nitrospira sp. includes the following:
- a CDS encoding carbamoyltransferase C-terminal domain-containing protein: MLVLGLSNMRDAAAALLSDGRIVAAAEEERFVREKHVTALPVQAIRYCLREAGITLREVEAIAVPWKYWQIGRRARLALTAMLRSPQLFRVKGTRSLERVGREWMELFRLREELTTRVDAGAIQPVFLDHHVCHAASSFLVSPFERSAILVVDGASEADTTLMATGDGSQITVLDRTPLPHSLGQFYAAMTAFLGFRPDRDEYIVMGLASSGEPTFAPALRQHIVRLLPRGRFELNVRLLDFHLARAGFFVEEFVRLFGSPRQSTEELTPRHRDLAASAQLVLEDTLLHLGRHLRTLTQAESLCLAGGVAYNCVANGRLRAELGFKDVYVPPAAGDSGAALGAALWWTARRDREAGRCRLTDAYLGPHFDEGACRAALSQAGLVAESLTDDQLYARVAAELTRGRLVFWYQGRMEWGPRALGNRSLLADPRREDMRELINSKVKCRETFRPFAPSVLADRAHDFFEMPAPSPYMQFTVRVKASAKGILPAVTHVDGTARVQTVTREANQRFYDLLTAFGQLTGVPVLLNTSFNVQEPIVCTPEDAVRCFQRTQVEWLVLGNLLVGRSSPQAISNHVC, from the coding sequence GTGTTGGTGCTCGGCCTCTCCAATATGAGAGATGCGGCGGCGGCGCTCCTCTCTGACGGTCGTATTGTGGCGGCGGCGGAAGAAGAGCGATTCGTTCGTGAGAAGCACGTGACGGCCTTGCCGGTGCAGGCGATTCGTTATTGCCTGCGTGAGGCGGGAATCACCTTGCGTGAGGTCGAGGCCATTGCCGTTCCCTGGAAATATTGGCAGATCGGGCGGCGTGCCCGGCTCGCCCTGACGGCGATGCTGCGCTCCCCGCAACTGTTCCGAGTGAAAGGGACTCGCTCGTTGGAGCGGGTCGGCCGGGAGTGGATGGAGTTGTTCCGGTTGCGGGAGGAACTGACCACACGCGTGGATGCGGGCGCAATCCAACCGGTCTTTCTCGATCACCATGTGTGCCATGCCGCCAGTTCGTTTCTGGTGTCGCCCTTCGAGCGGTCGGCGATTCTCGTGGTTGACGGCGCGTCTGAAGCCGATACCACCCTGATGGCAACCGGTGACGGCAGTCAGATCACCGTGCTGGATCGCACCCCGCTTCCCCATTCGCTCGGTCAGTTCTATGCCGCGATGACGGCCTTTCTTGGGTTTCGCCCTGACCGGGACGAATACATTGTGATGGGCCTGGCGTCCTCCGGGGAGCCGACGTTTGCTCCTGCCCTGCGTCAGCATATTGTGCGGCTGCTGCCACGCGGGCGATTTGAATTGAATGTCCGGCTGCTTGATTTTCATCTCGCCCGCGCCGGATTCTTCGTCGAGGAATTTGTGCGCCTGTTCGGCTCGCCGCGGCAGTCGACGGAGGAACTCACTCCACGGCACCGCGATCTGGCTGCCAGCGCGCAACTCGTCCTGGAAGATACGCTGCTCCATCTCGGTCGTCACCTGCGCACCCTGACGCAGGCTGAATCACTCTGTCTGGCGGGTGGGGTTGCCTATAATTGCGTGGCCAACGGCCGCCTGCGGGCCGAACTGGGGTTCAAAGATGTTTACGTGCCGCCGGCCGCCGGCGATTCGGGCGCGGCGCTCGGGGCGGCCTTGTGGTGGACGGCGAGGCGTGACCGGGAGGCGGGACGATGTCGCTTGACTGATGCGTACCTGGGGCCACACTTCGATGAAGGTGCGTGTCGGGCAGCGCTGTCCCAGGCGGGCCTGGTGGCCGAGTCCCTGACAGACGATCAATTGTATGCGCGGGTTGCCGCTGAGTTGACACGGGGGCGTCTCGTGTTCTGGTATCAAGGCCGGATGGAGTGGGGGCCTCGTGCACTGGGGAACCGGAGCCTGCTGGCGGATCCACGGCGGGAAGACATGCGGGAGTTGATCAATAGTAAAGTGAAATGCCGGGAGACGTTTCGCCCCTTCGCTCCATCGGTACTCGCTGATCGGGCGCACGATTTTTTTGAGATGCCGGCTCCATCACCCTACATGCAGTTCACGGTGCGGGTGAAGGCCTCGGCGAAAGGAATCCTTCCGGCCGTCACGCATGTCGACGGCACGGCTCGGGTCCAGACGGTGACGCGTGAGGCCAATCAGCGGTTTTATGACCTCCTGACCGCGTTCGGACAACTCACCGGTGTTCCGGTGCTGCTGAATACGTCGTTCAACGTGCAGGAGCCGATCGTCTGTACGCCCGAAGATGCGGTGCGCTGCTTCCAGCGGACTCAGGTGGAGTGGTTAGTGCTCGGCAATCTACTGGTGGGCAGATCCTCTCCACAGGCCATCTCGAATCATGTCTGTTGA
- a CDS encoding c-type cytochrome — protein sequence MGYFSKLVGVCAAVTLLSVAVVGAEEKDPLKPRVAPDQMADAKAMKNPVASTPESIAKGKALYEGKGTCFNCHGKEGKGDGPAGAILNPSPRNFTNCKFHKKRKDGELFWVIKNGSAGTGMVSLIPAAINEEEAWMIINYERSFCKGGEE from the coding sequence ATGGGGTATTTTTCTAAGTTAGTTGGAGTGTGCGCGGCCGTCACCTTATTGTCTGTGGCGGTGGTGGGAGCTGAAGAAAAGGATCCGTTGAAGCCTCGTGTTGCGCCGGATCAAATGGCGGATGCAAAGGCGATGAAGAACCCGGTTGCCTCCACCCCGGAAAGCATTGCCAAGGGCAAGGCACTGTATGAGGGCAAGGGCACCTGCTTCAATTGCCATGGGAAAGAAGGAAAAGGCGACGGTCCTGCCGGCGCGATCCTCAACCCGAGCCCGCGTAACTTCACCAACTGCAAGTTCCACAAGAAGCGGAAGGACGGCGAGCTGTTCTGGGTGATCAAGAACGGCAGCGCAGGAACCGGTATGGTGTCCTTGATCCCTGCGGCTATCAACGAAGAAGAAGCCTGGATGATCATCAACTATGAGCGCAGCTTCTGCAAGGGCGGAGAAGAGTAG
- a CDS encoding RodZ domain-containing protein: MESVGEFFRQVRETKGLTIDEVASKTRIRTDFVKALEEGNFAKLPDQVFARGFVRSYARSLGLDEEDAIHRFAQSAGAFYEKQGERERLRQRQVEEERRRKANRKAVGIAIAVAIATLVFLLSREQSSTLVRRSGSDTPPLSKKSAPFVKDARDAPRQGLELPPPIAAPAKPVEPMAVPPKSVQEKAAAAVPPPPAAPVKATSVQPPEQVAAQPSSFAGSDGPLAGLSVDGPAGPDGPLVLDLDATELSWVVVQVDSGSPQEALLRPGEKAQWKAQDQFMVTLGNAGGVRAELNGKPQKPFGPSGKVVRDVVIKR, from the coding sequence ATGGAATCAGTGGGTGAATTTTTTCGACAGGTGCGCGAGACGAAAGGCCTGACGATCGATGAGGTGGCCTCAAAGACCCGTATTCGTACGGATTTTGTCAAAGCGCTCGAAGAGGGAAATTTCGCCAAGTTGCCCGACCAGGTGTTCGCGCGAGGATTTGTGCGGTCCTACGCGCGATCGTTGGGGCTCGACGAAGAAGATGCGATCCATCGCTTTGCGCAGTCCGCGGGCGCGTTTTACGAAAAACAGGGTGAGCGGGAACGGCTGAGGCAACGGCAGGTGGAAGAGGAACGGCGTCGCAAAGCCAACCGTAAAGCCGTGGGGATTGCGATTGCCGTGGCCATTGCGACGTTGGTGTTTCTTCTCAGCCGGGAGCAGTCCTCGACCCTGGTGCGTCGTTCCGGGTCGGACACCCCGCCGCTGAGTAAGAAGAGCGCACCGTTCGTCAAGGACGCGCGTGATGCGCCGCGTCAGGGGTTGGAGCTTCCGCCTCCCATCGCAGCGCCGGCGAAACCGGTTGAGCCGATGGCCGTTCCGCCGAAGTCTGTGCAGGAAAAAGCGGCTGCTGCGGTGCCGCCTCCCCCTGCCGCTCCGGTAAAAGCGACATCGGTCCAGCCGCCGGAACAGGTTGCCGCCCAGCCCTCTTCCTTCGCGGGATCCGATGGCCCGCTGGCAGGGCTGTCCGTAGATGGGCCCGCCGGGCCTGATGGCCCGCTCGTCCTCGATCTCGATGCCACTGAGCTGAGTTGGGTGGTGGTGCAAGTCGATTCCGGTAGTCCTCAGGAAGCCTTGCTGCGCCCTGGCGAGAAGGCCCAATGGAAAGCCCAGGACCAGTTTATGGTCACGCTGGGTAATGCCGGTGGCGTACGCGCTGAATTAAACGGCAAGCCACAAAAGCCTTTCGGCCCGAGCGGGAAAGTTGTGCGAGACGTCGTCATCAAACGATGA
- a CDS encoding tetratricopeptide repeat protein, which translates to MRTRRREQDRAAHPAWIGRGGRWMVLLLGLCVLSGCANEENLRKSKGFYQEGIARLSSDQQQAYVSFQKAVKLNPDNKEAHYALGHIYSSQGRLKLAEESLREAIRIDGDYAEANTYLGQVLANQDRWKEAIGAYRQALSNPLYPTPDLARFHLGKALMHEGDLQGAMEVLEDATTVTPPNVPPAMLQLELARVYHKLGFDVRAREALSKVSNLDKGGEQAAAAQALLGQLKP; encoded by the coding sequence ATGAGGACACGTCGCCGAGAGCAGGATCGCGCCGCGCACCCCGCTTGGATCGGTCGGGGGGGGCGCTGGATGGTACTGCTCCTGGGTTTGTGCGTGTTGAGCGGGTGCGCCAACGAAGAGAACCTGCGCAAGTCGAAAGGGTTCTATCAGGAAGGGATTGCCCGGCTGAGTTCGGATCAGCAGCAAGCCTATGTCTCGTTTCAAAAGGCGGTGAAGCTCAATCCCGACAATAAGGAAGCGCACTACGCGTTGGGACATATCTATTCGTCGCAAGGACGACTCAAGCTGGCTGAGGAATCTCTGCGTGAGGCGATTCGGATCGACGGCGACTATGCCGAGGCGAATACCTACCTCGGGCAAGTGTTGGCTAATCAGGATCGATGGAAAGAAGCCATTGGAGCGTATCGCCAGGCGCTCAGCAATCCGCTCTATCCGACGCCGGATCTGGCACGCTTCCACTTGGGAAAAGCCTTGATGCATGAAGGTGACCTCCAGGGGGCGATGGAGGTATTGGAGGACGCCACGACCGTGACTCCGCCGAATGTCCCTCCCGCCATGCTTCAGTTGGAGTTGGCGCGTGTGTATCACAAGCTCGGATTTGATGTGCGGGCCCGCGAGGCACTTTCGAAAGTGTCGAACTTGGACAAGGGCGGAGAACAGGCGGCCGCGGCGCAGGCACTGCTCGGTCAGCTCAAACCATAG
- a CDS encoding PfkB family carbohydrate kinase, with amino-acid sequence MGKLLVVGSVALDTVKTPFGEVTEVLGGSATYFSTAASYFTSVDLIAVVGEDFPEQHVTFLKSRKIDLTGLERRPGATFRWKGAYSHQLNEAQTLDTRLNVFETFRPKIPAQYSSPDVLFLGNIDPNLQLDVLQQVKRPALVACDTMNFWINGKRDALWNVLQHIDILIINDGEARALGEDTNLVKVAKKILARGPKHLIVKRGEYGVLMFNDKQVFGAPAFPLDDVRDPTGAGDTFAGGFLGYLAATGNHSPEAMRQAIIFGSVMASFTVEAFSLDRLRILDYKEIEARFKEFKRLTHFEDVNA; translated from the coding sequence ATGGGTAAATTATTGGTCGTGGGGTCCGTGGCATTGGATACGGTGAAAACGCCGTTTGGTGAAGTGACTGAAGTGCTCGGAGGATCGGCGACGTATTTCTCAACGGCGGCGAGCTATTTCACCTCGGTCGATCTGATTGCGGTTGTCGGGGAGGACTTCCCGGAGCAGCATGTGACGTTCCTGAAGAGCCGGAAGATCGATCTGACGGGATTGGAGCGGCGACCGGGTGCCACGTTCCGCTGGAAAGGAGCCTACTCCCACCAATTGAACGAAGCGCAGACCCTCGATACCAGACTGAACGTGTTCGAGACGTTTCGCCCTAAGATTCCCGCGCAGTACAGCTCGCCGGATGTGCTCTTCCTGGGAAATATCGACCCGAATTTGCAGCTGGATGTCCTGCAGCAGGTGAAGCGGCCTGCCCTGGTCGCCTGCGATACGATGAATTTCTGGATCAACGGCAAGCGCGATGCGCTCTGGAATGTGTTGCAACACATCGACATCCTCATCATCAATGACGGAGAAGCGCGGGCCTTGGGCGAGGACACGAACCTTGTGAAGGTAGCCAAGAAAATTCTCGCGCGGGGACCCAAGCATCTGATCGTGAAGCGCGGCGAATATGGCGTGTTGATGTTCAATGACAAACAAGTCTTCGGGGCGCCGGCTTTTCCGCTGGATGACGTGAGAGATCCCACGGGTGCGGGTGATACGTTCGCCGGCGGATTCCTCGGCTATCTGGCCGCAACGGGAAACCACTCCCCCGAGGCGATGCGCCAAGCCATCATCTTCGGCAGCGTCATGGCCTCGTTTACAGTAGAAGCCTTTAGCCTTGACCGATTGAGGATCCTGGATTACAAAGAGATTGAGGCGCGCTTCAAAGAATTCAAGCGTCTCACCCACTTTGAGGATGTCAACGCATGA